The proteins below come from a single Metarhizium brunneum chromosome 1, complete sequence genomic window:
- the LFG4 gene encoding Protein lifeguard 4 has protein sequence MATNTKYQPAPQQDPDDYTQAPPAYAEGSSSRDESQGLFGPPRSSEDNLPDDFKFGGSVAEATVDIRNQFVRKVYTILTVQLAVTAAVSGLTFFSDAYRTWIQSHPGVVWVSLIGALVFMGLTYWKRKSYPTNLLFLSLFTLAEAYSISVIVSFYKTSIVLNAVILTAGIFAFLTLFACQTKYDFTSWMPYLFGALWALVLFGFMAMFFPYNSTAELIYGGVAALIFSGYILVDTQLVMRHHHVEEEIAAAISLYLDIINLFLAILRILNSQSNN, from the exons atggccaccaacaCCAAGTACCAGCCTGCGCCGCAGCAAGACCCGGACGACTACACGCAAGCGCCACCCGCCTACGCAGAGGGCTCCTCATCGCGCGACGAAAGCCAAGGTCTCTTCGGACCACCTCGCAGCAGCGAAGACAACCTGCCCGATGACTTCAAA TTCGGAGGCTCCGTGGCCGAAGCGACCGTCGACATCCGCAACCAGTTCGTCCGCAAGGTATACACCATCCTGACGGTGCAGCTggccgtcaccgccgccgtcagcgGCCTCACCTTCTTCAGCGACGCCTACCGGACATGGATCCAGTCCCACCCCGGCGTCGTCTGGGTATCC CTCATCGGTGCCCTGGTCTTCATGGGCCTGACCTACTGGAAGCGCAAGTCCTACCCCACGAACCTGCTCTTCCTCTCGCTCTTCACCCTGGCCGAGGCGTACTCCAtctccgtcatcgtctcctTCTACAAGACGTCCATCGTTCTCAACGCCGTCATCCTAACGGCCGGCATCTTCGCCTTCCTCACGCTCTTTGCATGCCAGACCAAATACGACTTCACCTCATGGATGCCTTACCTATTCGGCGCTCTCTGGGCCCTGGTCCTGTTCggcttcatggccatgttcttcCCGTACAACTCCACCGCCGAGCTCATCTATGGAGGCGTCGCCGCCCTCATTTTCAGCGGGTACATCCTTGTCGATACGCAGCTCGTCATGCGCCATCAccatgtcgaggaggagattgCTGCCGCAATCAGCTTGTATTTGGACATTATCAACTTGTTCCTTGCCATTTTGCGCATTTTGAACAGCCAGTCCAACAACTAG
- the NUDT14 gene encoding Nudix hydrolase 14, producing MSTIRVLNNVPVHLPEGLSEKQLLSFRPFQQWTTTLDKSLTRQSAPGHPFHKDPYSLRSITIQSFDLWGHERIGFIKVLASVSNSAGEALPAGAFLRGPSVAMLVMLIPDDAAPDSDERYVVLTVQPRVSAGSLSFVELPAGMVDDAGSFRGAAAKEIEEELGITIHEDELVSLNDLAAEAAGHREDDDEGLPTAMFPSAGGCDEHITIFSCERRIPRSQLSEWNGRLTGLRSEGEKITLKLVPMKNLWMEGARDAKCLGALALWEALRREKKLKHTRQEQEN from the exons ATGTCTACGATCCGCGTCCTCAACAACGTGCCCGTTCACCTGCCCGAAGGCTTGAGCGAGAAGCAGTTGCTGTCCTTCCGACCATTTCAG CAATGGACCACGACGCTCGACAAGTCGCTCACCCGGCAATCCGCCCCTGGCCACCCCTTCCACAAGGACCCCTACAGCCTGCgctccatcaccatccagTCCTTTGATCTCTGGGGCCATGAACGCATCGGTTTCATCAAGGTACTCGCGTCGGTGTCCAACTCTGCGGGTGAGGCGCTACCGGCCGGCGCGTTCCTCCGCGGGCCCAGCGTCGCCATGCTGGTGATGCTCATACCGGACGACGCGGCGCCCGACTCGGACGAGCGCTACGTCGTGCTCACGGTGCAGCCACGCGTGTCAGCAGGCAGCCTGAGCTTCGTCGAGCTCCCCGCCGGCATGGTCGACGACGCGGGGAGCTTCAGGGGCGCCGCGGCAAAGGAGATTGAGGAAGAACTGGGCATCACCATCCACGAGGACGAACTAGTGTCTCTCAACGACCTGGCGGCGGAGGCTGCAGGCCACAgggaggacgacgacgagggtcTTCCCACGGCCATGTTTCCCAGCGCGGGCGGCTGCGACGAGCACATTACGATATTCAGCTGCGAGCGGAGGATTCCCCGATCGCAGCTGAGCGAATGGAACGGACGACTGACGGGGCTGCGGTCAGAGGGGGAGAAGATCACGCTGAAGCTTGTCCCCATGAAGAATCTCTGGATGGAAGGCGCCCGGGATGCAAAGTGTCTGGGTGCGCTGGCTCTATGGGAGGCACTGCGGcgagagaagaagctgaagcaCACAAGGCAGGAGCAGGAAAACTAG
- the spn3 gene encoding Septin spn3: MSSAATKMIRRKKNVKKGIQFCLMVCGASGTGRTTFVNTLCNKDVLTHKNADDPTDAHVEDGVKIKPVTVELELDEEGTRISLTIVDTPGFGDQIDNEASFSEIVGYLERQYDDILAEESRIKRNPRFRDNRVHAMLYFITPTGHGLRELDIELMKRLAPRCNVIPVIGRADSLTPAELAESKKLVMEDIEHYRIPVYNFPYDIEEDDEDTVEENAELRGLMPFAIVGSEDVVEIGGRKVRARQYPWGVVEVDNPRHSDFLAIRSALLHSHLADLKEITHDFLYENYRTEKLSKSVDGAAGNIDSSMNPEDLASQSVRLKEEQLRREEEKLREIELKVQREINEKRQELLARESQLREIEARMAREASATSVSAPTEANGDNEA, translated from the exons ATGTCGTCTGCCGCTACT AAGATGATCcggaggaagaagaacgtCAAGAAGGGTATTCAGTTCTGCTTGATGGTCTGTGGTGCCTCTGGAACTG GCCGAACCACCTTCGTCAACACACTCTGCAACAAGGATGTGCTCACGCATAAGAATGCCGACGATCCCACCGATGCTCACGTTGAGGATGGTGTCAAGATTAAGCCCGTCACCGTTG AGCTCGAGCTCGACGAAGAGGGTACCCGTATTTCTCTGACGATTGTCGATACCCCTGGATTTGGTGACCAGATCGACAACGAAGCTAG TTTCTCGGAGATTGTTGGATACCTTGAGAGGCAATATGATGACATCTTGGCCGAAGAGTCACGTATCAAGCGTAACCCCCGATTCAGGGACAACCGTGTCCACGCTATGCTCTACTTCATCACTCCCACGGGCCATGG TCTACGAGAACTCGACATTGAGCTCATGAAGCGCCTTGCTCCCCGATGCAACGTCATTCCCGTCATTGGCCGCGCTGATTCCCTGACCCCCGCCGAACTGGCCGAGTCGAAAAAATTGGTTATGGAGGATATCGAGCACTACCGTATCCCTGTCTACAACTTCCCCTACGATatcgaggaagacgacgaagacacCGTCGAGGAGAACGCTGAGCTCCGAGGGCTCATGCCCTTCGCCATCGTCGGCTCTGAGGATGTTGTTGAGATTGGTGGCCGCAAGGTTCGCGCTCGCCAGTACCCATGGGGTGTAGTCGAGGTTGACAACCCTCGCCACTCTGACTTCCTCGCTATTCGATCCGCTCTCCTTCACAGTCACCTGGCAGACCTCAAGGAAATTACCCATGACTTCTTGTACGAGAATTATCGTACCGAGAAGCTGTCCAAGAGCGTGGACGGTGCTGCCGGAAA CATCGATAGTTCCATGAACCCTGAGGATCTTGCCTCACAGTCTGTCCGTCTCAAGGAAGAGCAGCTTCGaagagaagaggagaaacTGCGTGAAATCGAGCTCAAGGTCCAGCGCGAAATTAACGAGAAGCGGCAGGAGCTTTTGGCTCGTGAGTCGCAGCTCCGAGAAATCGAGGCCCGTATGGCAAGGGAAGCCTCTGCTACTTCTGTGAGCGCGCCTACCGAGGCCAACGGCGACAACGAAGCCTAA
- the FN3KR gene encoding Protein-ribulosamine 3-kinase, whose amino-acid sequence MQRQDRDEFQRQLASLRELLSGGLPIDEAVRNALPEATRALSADRYGQSVWSLTARINAVDKHGNPTPFFLKYVPGELGQMQLEGEFAGMTELHKVAPGFVPRPIGWGKLKSATPPSYFLLVEFKDFAPALPDPVKLGERLAAMHRNSSSPTGQFGYPIQTFDGMRLQSVGWDPSWTSFFSKLLAESYRQDTETNGPWPELDALYRKVQSQLIPRLVGALEADGRKVEPVLLHGDMWDGNVGTDSSTGDPWVFDCAAYYGHNEMELGIWRAERHQLRDEVYRREYLRNMEPSEPKDEWDDRNRLYSAKTNFMHSACFAGSLARRQAFDDFAFLLRKYGRDVSDVP is encoded by the exons ATGCAGCGTCAGGACCGCGATGAGTTCCAGCGGCAACTCGCTTCGCTGCGAGAGCTTCTGTCCGGGGGGTTGCCTATTGATGAGGCTGTGCGTAATG CATTGCCTGAAGCTACAAGGGCTCTGAGCGCGGACCGTTACGGGCAATCTGTCTGGTCACTTACGGCCAGGATCAACGCCGTTGACAAGCACGGAAACCCAACCCCGTTTTTCCTCAAG TATGTCCCCGGCGAGTTGGGCCAGATGCAATTGGAGGGAGAGTTTGCAGGCATGACGGAGCTTCACAAGGTCGCCCCAGGCTTTGTTCCCCGGCCCATCGGATGGGGAAAGCTGAAGAGTGCAACCCCCCCAAGCTACTTCCTACTAGTCGAGTTCAAAGACTTTGCTCCCGCCCTGCCGGACCCCGTCAAGCTGGGCGAGCGCCTGGCGGCCATGCACAGGAACAGTTCCTCCCCCACGGGCCAGTTCGGATATCCAATCCAGACATTTGACGGGATGCGACTGCAGTCGGTCGGCTGGGACCCGAGCTGgacgtccttcttctccaagctccTCGCCGAGTCCTACCGCCAGGACACGGAGACCAACGGGCCGTGGCCCGAACTAGACGCCCTGTACCGCAAAGTGCAGTCCCAGCTGATCCCGAGACTTGTCGGGgcgctcgaggccgacggccgCAAGGTCGAGCCGGTACTGCTCCACGGAGACATGTGGGACGGGAACGTCGGCACCGATTCCAGCACGGGTGATCCTTGGGTCTTTGACTGCGCTGCGTACTACGGCCATAACGAGATGGAGCTGGGCATATGGCGCGCGGAAAGGCACCAGCTGCGCGACGAGGTGTACAGGCGCGAGTATCTGCGGAACATGGAGCCTAGTGAGCCCAAGGACGAGTGGGATGATCGAAATCGCCTGTACAGCGCCAAGACGAATTTCATGCACTCGGCGTGTTTCGCGGGGTCGCTGGCTCGCCGGCA GGCTTTCGACGATTTTGCCTTTCTGCTCCGAAAGTATGGCCGAGACGTTTCTGATGTTCCGTAA
- the YSA1 gene encoding ADP-ribose pyrophosphatase → MSAADAKVLSTGPLPDNEARWIKLIKINYQDANGTPRTWESAERSTRPANTDIDGVGIVAILDKPSGKEIILQKQYRPPIGMVTVEVPAGLVDAGESAEQAAVRELREETGYVGVPTETSPVMYNDPGFCNTNLRMVHMSVDMSLAENQNPKPQLEDDEFIEVFTVRLADLWDECKKLEGQGCAIDARVGTLAEGVLLAKKLAL, encoded by the exons ATGTCTGCCGCGGATGCCAAAGTTCTATCCACGGGCCCTCTG CCCGACAACGAGGCACGATGGATCAAGTTGATCAA AATCAACTACCAAGATGCCAACGGCACCCCGCGGACGTGGGAATCCGCCGAGCGAAGCACGCGCCCTGCCAACACGGATatcgacggcgtcggcatAGTGGCCATCCTCGACAAACCTTCCGGCAAAGAAATCATTCTCCAGAAACAGTACCGCCCTCCCATAGGCATGGTCACCGTCGAGGTGCCCGCCGGTCTCGTTGACGCGGGCGAGTCGGCGGAACAGGCTGCTGTGCGGGAACTGCGCGAAGAAACGGGCTACGTCGGCGTGCCCACGGAGACATCGCCCGTCATGTACAACGACCCGGGCTTCTGCAATACCAACCTGCGCATGGTCCACATGAGCGTGGACATGAGCCTGGCGGAGAACCAGAACCCCAAGCCGCAGCTGGAGGACGACGAGTTCATCGAGGTGTTTACCGTCAGGCTGGCCGACTTGTGGGACGAATGCAAGAAGCTGGAAGGGCAGGGGTGCGCGATTGACGCGCGCGTTGGCACCCTGGCGGAGGGAGtcttgctggccaagaagttGGCGCTGTGA
- the SET1 gene encoding lysine methyltransferase 4: MPSPASHTTSQNSDLETKEISKITPCQPCPEDTRKRKAFVSQFLKANFAPLAKSNRSYIDTGALEHMAIKCLHVDFNTGRLSNGVAQFIDPIPPSKIEDDGDDEDNPLENLGPASPQWEAASLYRLMNFYLVHDGQWNPGILQTQTLWRKYPIPRGRTLCQLSHTQSPRNWRVWTIFRRFQYYEDIISETGESPLDPDKPHVMAFLADGALIREDVLSTSELTCITYLVADGALKYKHHRFIPATLMSASLRTVRIVQGVLDCQKGTLEIRKSQPVTFSDSRIANWDKWLTLLGWMIGNPADGLKSSDNPLILHLGSGESVTPVELASRSYKRQLCMDFSPTVVDLMNQRHAEVKGIEWKLMDVRDMVGVADKSVGVAFDKGTLDAMIHGSPWNPPETVKENTSGYLYEIYPVLKDGGVFLYFTFRQPHFMKPLLNPRSVWDMDIQVLNDSGPFDYYGYMLHKEGKR, encoded by the exons ATGCCttcgccagccagccacacgACCTCCCAAAACTCGGACCTCGAGACAAAAGAGATTTCGAAAATCACTCCGTGTCAACCATGTCCAGAAGACACCCGCAAACGCAAAGCCTTCGTCTCCCAATTCCTGAAGGCCAACTTTGCCCCCCTCGCCAAGTCAAACCGATCATACATCGACACAGGTGCGCTCGAGCATATGGCCATCAAGTGCCTACACGTTGACTTCAACACCGGGAGACTCAGCAATGGCGTTGCGCAATTTATCGACCCCATCCCCCCGAGCAAGATTG AGgatgacggcgacgatgaggacAATCCACTGGAAAACCTGGGCCCCGCCAGCCCCCAATGGGAAGCTGCCAGTTTATACCGATTGATGAATTTCTATCTCGTCCACGATGGGCAATGGAACCCAGGCATACTGCAGACTCAAACACTGTGGAGAAAATACCC TATTCCACGTGGCAGGACGCTTTGCCAGCTTTCTCATACACAAAGCCCTCGAAATTGGCGCGTCTGGACCATCTTTCGTCGGTTCCAATACTACGAGGACATAATCTCTGAAACGGGCGAATCCCCTCTCGATCCAGATAAGCCACATGTCATGGCTTTTCTAGCAGACGGCGCGCTTATCAGAGAAGATGTGCTTTCGACCAGCGAGTTGACTTGCATTACGTATTTAGTTGCAGATGGCGCTCTGAAATATAAGCACCATCGCTTTATCCCG GCGACGCTGATGTCCGCGTCACTTCGGACTGTCCGAATCGTGCAGGGTGTTCTTGATTGCCAGAAAGGGACCCTCGAGATACGCAAGTCGCAACCTGTTACTTTTTCCGATAGCAGGATAGCCAATTGGGATAAATGGCTGACTTTACTGGGGTGGATGATTGGGAACCCT GCCGACGGTCTTAAGTCGAGCGACAACCCGCTCATTCTGCACCTTGGTTCTGGAGAAAGC GTCACTCCGGTCGAACTTGCGTCTCGGAGCTACAAACGACAGCTCTGCATGGACTTCTCTCCCACCGTCGTCGACCTCATGAACCAACGCCACGCCGAGGTAAAAGGAATAGAATGGAAGCTTATGGACGTACGTGATATGGTCGGCGTTGCTGACAAATCTGTCGGCGTTGCCTTCGACAAGGGGACATTGGATGCCATGATACACGGTAGCCCTTGGAACCCTCCGGAAACAGTCAAGGAGAATACTAGTGGATATCTTTACGAA ATTTATCCAGTACTGAAAGATGGTGGCGTCTTTCTGTATTTCACTTTCAGACAACCACATTTTATGAAACCGCTTTTAAATCCACGGAGCGTATGGGATATGGATATACAGGTCCTCAACGACTCTGGCCCCTTTGATTACTACGGATACATGCTTCACAAGGAAGGGAAACGGTAG